A region of the Gemmatimonadota bacterium genome:
CATCCCCGACGACAAGGGCAATCCCCTGCCGACGAGGGTCTTCAAACCAGAAGATATTTACAGCACCATTAACAATATCCCACCCGATCTGATCGCCTATTTCGGAGACCTGCACTGGCGTTCTGTCGGCACAATAGGCCATCGCGCCATCCACACCCTTGAAAACGACACCGGACCAGACGATGCCAACCACGCCCAACACGGTATCTTTATTCTCAAAGACGGCACGCACACAGGCGAGAGATACAATCTGGAAATACGCGACATCGCACCAACTATCCTGGGCCTCATGGATATCCCCGCTCCCACCGACATGCAAGGCCAGACAATAGTCAACACGCCCTCAACGCCTGCATCACCAGATGCACAACCTTCACACACAGACGACGAAGTCTATACAGAAGACGAAAAAAAAGCACTCGAAGATCGACTCAGAGCGCTGGGATATTTGTGATTGACCGCTAAAAAACCCGAAAATGCGCGGGCAAAGTCGGCATTCCACTATCCTGTGTCGTAACAAAACCGCCAACGGCATTGGCTTGTTCGGCGCATATCTGCATCGGTGCGCCAGCGAGTAAATGCATGACAAATGCCGCCGTAAAAGCATCGCCAGCACCCACCGTATTCACGACCTGCTGTCTTTTCCCCACCGCCTGACAAATCCCACCTTCACTCACAACCCAGCACCCCTGTTCTCCCAGCGTCAAAATCACACATTGCAGGTCAAACCGCGCGCGAATACCTGTCAAAAAAGCATCCACATCTTCTTCCCCACCTACATAATCGCGCAGCAGGACGACTTCCTCGTCATTTAACTTCAGCACATCAGCACGTGTCAGAGATTCCCGCACAATCTCATCAGTGTGATAGTGCTGTCGAAAATTAATATCGAACACGCGCAGGCAATCCGGCGACGCCGCATCCAAAAAATTTATAATTGCCCGACGGCTCTGCGCCTCGCGTTGATCTATCGTCCCAAAACACAAGGCGTGAGCAGATTGCGCTATCGGTGCCAATTCTGAGCACCATGTAATCGCATCCCACGCCACGCCTTCGACAATTTCATAAGTAGGCTGCCCATCTACAAGGGTCACGTTCACGCTACCCGTTGGTCGATAGGCATGCACTTGCATGGCATCTGTAGCCACGCCTCTTCCGCTCAAAATCTCAAGTGCTGTCTTGCCCCGCGCATCGTCTCCCACGCAACTCACCATGGCAGAACGCGCGCCCAAAGCAGCCGCGTGCACGGCAAAATTTGCCGGCGCACCCCCCAATCGCTCGCCATCGGGAAACACATCCCACAACACGGCACCGATAGCGACCACAGAAGGCGGACCACGGCGCATTACCGCGACACCTTCACTGCCTTTTTTGCAGAAGCCGAGCGATAAGCGGCCTCGGACAAGCGAGCGACCTGCAAAGCGAAATCCGGCGGCGAATACCCCACGCCATCGTTGCGGATCAGATCAAAAAATGCCTGATCGGGCGTCATCTCCTGAATATGCGGTGGAATATCGAGTGGTTTGTCATTCAGCAAAACCGACTGTACTCGCCACTGGTGCAAATGGAATACCAGACAGCCCTTGCTTCCGTGAATGGCGATTCGCTCATCGTGATGCGCCGCATTGCCAAAGGTATTCAGCGTTCCCGCCCCGCCACCTTTGAAACGCACATTGACCACCATATTGGTATCCACAGCTTTTCCCGCATTCTCCGCAAAAGCCGAGACCTCCACAGGCTCCAATCCCGTAATCCACAACACAGAGGCGACGAGATGGCTACCCGTATCCATAAACATGCCACCCCCCGACAGCTCGGGATCCAAACGCCAGCCGCGGATACGTCCCCAATTTTGCGTCACATAGGCCACCACGCCGCGCAACTCTCCGAGTTCACCCTGCCGAATCAATTCACGCGCATAAACGTGGGGAGCCATATAATTGCGTTGATAGGCCACCACCAGATACAATTTCAATTTATCCGACAAATTGATCAGCGACTTGGTCTGCCGAGACGCAACAGTAAGGGGCTTCTCAACCAGAACGTGCAAGCCCTTTTGCAAAGACAGGCGGGCGTGCTCATAATGCAGCGCGTGGGGTGAACTGATCAGCATAGCATCGAGAGCCTCATTCCGCACGAGTTGGCGATAATCTTCATAAAACGACGCCTCACTGCCCCACGCCTCCATTAATGCTTCCGCCTGGCTCTCATCGGGATCGGCCACGCCGATAATCTCCACGCCGCCATCTGCTTTCAAACGGGGCAAATGCGCTCGTTGCATGTTGCCGCCACATCCGATCAAACCGAGGCGAATTTTCTCTTTTGACATCGCGCAGAACCTCCCGGTTTATAGTAAGTAATATTTTTTTAAGCCGCCGATTCAGCCACCATCGTTACTTCTTTCCTGCCTTCTAATCCGGAGATTACCGGAAATGTGCGCGATGAATCCCTTCCCCGCGCCATATAACGCACAGTAGGTGGAAAATAGGCGTAGAGTGCCGTATGCCTCGGGCGAGGTGAATTATTGGGACCAGAACCGTGTACACACAAACTGTGAAACAAGAGGGCTGTTCCCGCCTTGAGAGGCACCTCAATAGCCTGTGAGATATCCAAATTTTTTCGATCTGTCAACTTTGCATCTTGAGGCCGCGCAATATCGCCCCATTTCTGCATGCCCCACTTGTGACTCTCGGGAATCACTCGAATGCACCCATTCTCCGAACTGGCATCTGTCAATGCAATACTCACCGTGACAAGCGCGGGCGGCTCCATCGGCCAGTACGCCGAATCTTGATGAAAACCATGCGAAGACCCGTGAAACGCGGGCTTGAGCATAAGCGTACTGCGAAACAACAACAAATCGAGACCAATCAGATTCTGAACCACGGGCACGAGTTTGGAATGTGCAGCCAAATTCTTGAACACATTGGAAAAATCGCGCGTCTGTTCGATCTTTCGCAACACGGGCAAGCCATCTTGCTCTTTGTCCCTTGCATAAGGCTCGCGCTGAAAACTGCCCGAACGCTTATCGCCATTGGCTGCCAAATCTGCTGCCAGCACGTGTAATTTGTGAATTTCTTCTTCACACTCGGCCAACTCTTGGGACGACACCACATCTTCAACCACGAGATAGCCCTGGTCGAAAAAAAATGCTTTCTGTTCTTCGGGTGTCATTTTTATCCTCCTCAAAATTGCTAGATAGATAAATCATAATACTATAAATACTTGTGTCAAGCAAAGAAAAAGGGCGTCAGTCTGTAACCGACGCCCCTGGGGTTATATTTTCTATAAAAACCCGTAAAAATCCGCCTTTATTGCGAAGGGCGGGGCAGCACCTCAAAACCCACCGAATCCACGGACGCCGAGCCAAAAATCCCTATGCCCCCATCAACGTTAAACAGCGGACGCTCGAAATTGTCACCCGCCAGGCCGCCAGGCTGAAACGCATTCCCATCATCATCTTGAAAAAACTCGGGCACAGAGCGAATCAAATCAAACCAGTTCTTGTCAACCGCATAAATGCGAATGACATGAGGCCCGGCATATGCCACCGCAAACCAGGGGAAGCGCACGATGCCATCTGTGGCCTCAAATGCCGGCGAACTGCCATATCGTTCAAAATCCGCCCTCTCATCTTCATCGACCAAATCGGAATAAACCACAAAATCCGATTCTGGATCCAGGCTCTCAATTGCAATATGGTAGCCACTGGCAGGAAGCGGATCAAATCGCATTTCCAGAAGGCCTTCTTGATAGACAACACGATTCTCCTGCACATTGCCATCTTCATATCTATTCAAAGGACGGATGACCTCGAGTGTCTGATCATCTATTAATGCCGCCTCCCGAATATCGAATCTACCCGGTGTGATCGTCTGCGCTGTGGCTTCCCTACCCTGTGATCGCACGCGCAGATTATAAGTTGTATTTGGCAAAACGAGCGGGGCATTGAGCGGGGGACGATAAGACCCAGAGGAAAAACCCGAACTCGGGCGGTACACAAACGTCTGTTCCCCCTGAGTGATCACGACCTCGGCATCGCCTACACCTGCCCAGCGTTCAGAATAACCCACATTTGCTTTTACTGTCTCACTAACCAGCACCTGAGGCAGGGGTTTATCGACAATCAACAGCGCATCCACAACCAGAACACGCGAAGCATCGGGGCCAAAAAGACTCGATGGATCGCGCTCGGCCTCACATCCCACCAGCACGGCCAGGCAGCCCACCATCAAAACGAAATATTTCATCATACTCCTCTTAAAAATTAAAATTGATCCCCAGAGTCGGCACGATCGGCAACATCTTGACCACATCTGGATCGAACTCATCAAAAATGACAAACCACTCATTGCGCCGATTAAATACGTTAAACACCTGAACGTAAAACTCCCCATTCACCTCAAACGCTCGAAACCGCATCTTCACATTTAAATCCAATCTCTGATAGGGCAACAAGCGAGCACTATTGCGGTCTGAGGGAAGCACCAGATTTTCTATTTGACGGTGGGGCACTGCGGGCGAGCGCAATGAATAACGCGCAGATGCAGGTGTAAATGCCTGCCCAGTGCCATAGATATAATTCGCCCCAAGCGACCACCTGCCCAGGCGATAATTGGTCACAAA
Encoded here:
- a CDS encoding phytanoyl-CoA dioxygenase family protein, with the protein product MTPEEQKAFFFDQGYLVVEDVVSSQELAECEEEIHKLHVLAADLAANGDKRSGSFQREPYARDKEQDGLPVLRKIEQTRDFSNVFKNLAAHSKLVPVVQNLIGLDLLLFRSTLMLKPAFHGSSHGFHQDSAYWPMEPPALVTVSIALTDASSENGCIRVIPESHKWGMQKWGDIARPQDAKLTDRKNLDISQAIEVPLKAGTALLFHSLCVHGSGPNNSPRPRHTALYAYFPPTVRYMARGRDSSRTFPVISGLEGRKEVTMVAESAA
- a CDS encoding DUF4249 family protein: MGSFTFRCLTYLIGAMSGLSFLMSSIQMWSRCCRSCRLWGSILIFKRSMMKYFVLMVGCLAVLVGCEAERDPSSLFGPDASRVLVVDALLIVDKPLPQVLVSETVKANVGYSERWAGVGDAEVVITQGEQTFVYRPSSGFSSGSYRPPLNAPLVLPNTTYNLRVRSQGREATAQTITPGRFDIREAALIDDQTLEVIRPLNRYEDGNVQENRVVYQEGLLEMRFDPLPASGYHIAIESLDPESDFVVYSDLVDEDERADFERYGSSPAFEATDGIVRFPWFAVAYAGPHVIRIYAVDKNWFDLIRSVPEFFQDDDGNAFQPGGLAGDNFERPLFNVDGGIGIFGSASVDSVGFEVLPRPSQ
- a CDS encoding carbohydrate kinase — protein: MRRGPPSVVAIGAVLWDVFPDGERLGGAPANFAVHAAALGARSAMVSCVGDDARGKTALEILSGRGVATDAMQVHAYRPTGSVNVTLVDGQPTYEIVEGVAWDAITWCSELAPIAQSAHALCFGTIDQREAQSRRAIINFLDAASPDCLRVFDINFRQHYHTDEIVRESLTRADVLKLNDEEVVLLRDYVGGEEDVDAFLTGIRARFDLQCVILTLGEQGCWVVSEGGICQAVGKRQQVVNTVGAGDAFTAAFVMHLLAGAPMQICAEQANAVGGFVTTQDSGMPTLPAHFRVF
- a CDS encoding Gfo/Idh/MocA family oxidoreductase translates to MSKEKIRLGLIGCGGNMQRAHLPRLKADGGVEIIGVADPDESQAEALMEAWGSEASFYEDYRQLVRNEALDAMLISSPHALHYEHARLSLQKGLHVLVEKPLTVASRQTKSLINLSDKLKLYLVVAYQRNYMAPHVYARELIRQGELGELRGVVAYVTQNWGRIRGWRLDPELSGGGMFMDTGSHLVASVLWITGLEPVEVSAFAENAGKAVDTNMVVNVRFKGGGAGTLNTFGNAAHHDERIAIHGSKGCLVFHLHQWRVQSVLLNDKPLDIPPHIQEMTPDQAFFDLIRNDGVGYSPPDFALQVARLSEAAYRSASAKKAVKVSR